Proteins from one Bacteroidota bacterium genomic window:
- a CDS encoding UDP-2,3-diacylglucosamine diphosphatase, whose translation MEEQKKIYFASDLHLGLYPYQQSREREKLFVSWLDQVKKDAAGIYLLGDMFDYWYEYKKVVPRGFTRFLGKICEITDSGIPVHYFTGNHDVWIFDYLSSETGVIVHHEPVVKVFDGKKFFIGHGDGLGSGDYSYKLLKAIFTSKFLQFCFSRIHPNLTVAFGQAWSRKSRYSKGISEVFKGEEREQLVKFAKEKLQNEHFDYFVFGHRHLLLDIKLNETSRYINVGDWIFNFSYAVWDGKTMQLKKYKK comes from the coding sequence TTGGAGGAACAAAAAAAAATATATTTTGCTTCAGACCTGCACCTGGGCCTTTATCCCTATCAACAAAGCCGGGAACGCGAAAAGCTGTTCGTCTCCTGGCTTGATCAGGTGAAAAAAGATGCTGCCGGGATTTATCTTTTAGGTGACATGTTCGATTATTGGTACGAATATAAAAAAGTAGTACCCCGTGGTTTTACCCGTTTTTTGGGGAAAATATGCGAAATTACCGATAGCGGCATACCTGTGCATTATTTTACCGGAAACCATGATGTCTGGATATTCGATTATCTGTCTTCTGAAACCGGCGTGATTGTCCATCACGAACCTGTTGTAAAAGTGTTTGACGGCAAGAAGTTTTTTATCGGCCATGGCGACGGGCTTGGCTCCGGGGATTACAGTTACAAACTCCTTAAAGCCATTTTTACGTCAAAATTTTTACAGTTTTGTTTTTCCAGGATTCATCCCAATCTTACTGTTGCATTTGGGCAGGCATGGTCGCGTAAAAGCAGGTATTCGAAAGGAATTTCCGAAGTGTTTAAGGGTGAGGAACGCGAGCAGTTGGTGAAATTTGCTAAAGAAAAACTTCAGAATGAGCATTTCGATTATTTCGTCTTCGGCCACAGGCATCTGCTGCTTGATATCAAATTAAACGAAACCAGCAGGTACATCAATGTGGGTGATTGGATTTTTAATTTCAGCTATGCTGTCTGGGATGGGAAAACGATGCAATTAAAAAAATACAAAAAATAA
- a CDS encoding TlpA disulfide reductase family protein, translating into MSKRSFYLIIGLFFLAACQRYSDKFDIEGHLYKGQGRKVYLQELTVDNDGPIDSMVIDRQGNFKFKGQIEMPKFFTLRVSPNNFITLLIDKGDNIFITGQYKDLPKTYHISGSTGSMLMHDLTFRLNKSLASIDSLNAIYLRYRDSTKIDSLRDALDKSFDKIADSQRKYTFDFITGNIQSLSCIMALYQQFNPRTFVVRPEIDYKYFFKVDSSLTQNYSNSPYVENFHSYVESLKEKLKVKGARRAQLGSFAPDITLNNQYGSPVTLSGYQEKYVLLVFWASWCPPCRLENKNLVILNHKYRSAGFVIFQVSLDKSRDAWIKAIREDRMYWTQVSDLKEWNSSVVPLYGLERIPTCYLLDPNSRIIAVNLRGPALEKKLKEIYGY; encoded by the coding sequence ATGAGTAAAAGATCATTTTATCTTATTATAGGACTCTTTTTTTTGGCAGCCTGCCAGAGATACTCCGACAAATTTGATATTGAGGGGCATTTATACAAGGGACAGGGAAGAAAAGTTTACCTGCAGGAACTGACGGTGGACAACGATGGCCCCATCGATTCGATGGTTATTGACCGCCAGGGGAATTTTAAGTTCAAGGGGCAGATTGAAATGCCTAAATTTTTCACCCTGCGTGTTTCTCCCAACAATTTTATTACTTTACTGATAGATAAAGGCGATAATATCTTTATCACCGGCCAATATAAAGACCTGCCAAAGACTTATCATATTAGTGGATCAACCGGTTCAATGCTTATGCACGATCTGACATTCAGACTGAATAAAAGCCTGGCCAGTATTGATTCACTCAATGCCATTTACCTGCGTTACCGCGACAGCACCAAAATAGATTCCCTAAGGGATGCTCTTGACAAATCTTTTGATAAAATTGCCGATAGTCAAAGAAAATATACTTTTGATTTTATAACCGGAAATATTCAGTCGCTTTCCTGTATCATGGCTTTATATCAACAGTTTAATCCCCGCACTTTTGTGGTTCGCCCGGAGATTGATTATAAATATTTCTTTAAAGTTGATTCCTCTCTTACCCAGAACTATTCAAACTCTCCCTATGTGGAAAATTTTCATAGTTATGTAGAGAGTTTGAAGGAAAAGTTAAAGGTTAAAGGAGCCAGGCGGGCACAGTTGGGATCTTTTGCCCCGGATATTACTCTTAACAACCAGTATGGTTCGCCGGTTACCTTGTCGGGCTATCAGGAAAAATATGTTTTATTGGTTTTTTGGGCTTCATGGTGCCCACCCTGCAGGCTGGAAAATAAAAATCTGGTCATTTTAAACCATAAATACCGTTCTGCTGGCTTTGTGATTTTCCAGGTTTCTCTGGATAAGTCAAGGGATGCGTGGATTAAGGCTATTCGTGAGGATCGTATGTACTGGACGCAGGTCAGCGATTTAAAGGAATGGAATTCGTCGGTCGTCCCTCTCTATGGGCTTGAACGGATTCCTACCTGTTATCTTCTTGACCCCAACAGCCGGATTATCGCTGTCAATTTGCGCGGGCCGGCATTGGAAAAGAAGCTCAAAGAAATTTACGGTTATTAA
- the wecB gene encoding UDP-N-acetylglucosamine 2-epimerase (non-hydrolyzing) — MKILNIIGARPQIIKASAISRAITTHFPDKIEDIVVHTGQHYDYNMSQVFFEELNIPKPCFNLGVGSASHGKQTADMIVGLENLMVDLKPHCLLVYGDTNSTLAASIAGSKLHVPIVHIEAGLRSFNKSMPEEINRIMCDHSSTLLFAPTGTAVQNLQHEGFVLEDKPPYSIDKPGVFHCGDIMYDNSLHFAEVAELENNFLGKNKLTKNHYVLLTVHRDNNTDIPSRLNAIFETIFNLSFDNHLDFIVPLHPRTAKLLKTNLKPQLYSALMENKRIKIIPPASYLEIIELEKNALLVMTDSGGVQKEAFFFKKPCIILRPETEWKELVACGAALIADASEEKINQAFNHFMNHNHLEYPPFFGDGKAAEFICKTMLNCFME, encoded by the coding sequence ATGAAAATCCTGAATATTATTGGAGCCCGTCCGCAGATCATTAAAGCATCGGCCATAAGCCGTGCCATTACTACCCATTTCCCGGACAAAATAGAAGATATTGTTGTCCATACCGGTCAGCATTACGACTACAACATGTCGCAGGTATTTTTTGAAGAACTGAATATTCCCAAGCCTTGTTTCAATCTTGGGGTGGGTTCGGCTTCGCATGGAAAGCAGACTGCCGACATGATTGTTGGTTTGGAGAATCTGATGGTTGACCTCAAACCCCATTGCCTGCTGGTTTATGGTGATACCAATTCAACCCTTGCTGCCTCCATTGCCGGGTCGAAGCTTCATGTCCCTATTGTGCACATCGAAGCCGGGCTTCGTTCTTTCAACAAAAGCATGCCCGAGGAAATAAACCGCATCATGTGCGACCATTCTTCTACTTTGTTGTTCGCGCCTACCGGTACGGCCGTCCAAAATCTTCAACATGAAGGATTTGTACTGGAAGATAAACCTCCCTATTCAATTGACAAGCCCGGGGTTTTTCACTGCGGGGATATTATGTACGACAACAGCCTTCATTTTGCCGAGGTTGCTGAACTGGAAAATAATTTCCTGGGGAAAAATAAGCTTACGAAAAATCATTACGTCCTGCTTACTGTTCACCGCGACAACAACACCGATATCCCTTCACGGTTAAATGCTATTTTTGAAACCATCTTTAACCTTTCATTTGACAATCACCTTGATTTTATTGTCCCTCTTCATCCCCGCACGGCAAAACTGCTGAAGACAAACCTGAAGCCACAGCTCTATTCTGCACTGATGGAAAATAAGAGGATTAAAATAATTCCACCTGCTTCATACCTCGAAATTATTGAGTTGGAAAAGAATGCCTTATTGGTCATGACCGATTCAGGCGGAGTGCAGAAGGAGGCTTTCTTCTTTAAGAAGCCCTGCATCATTCTTCGCCCCGAAACGGAATGGAAAGAATTGGTTGCCTGTGGCGCTGCCCTGATTGCTGATGCTTCGGAAGAAAAAATTAATCAGGCCTTTAATCATTTCATGAACCACAATCATCTTGAATATCCTCCCTTCTTTGGTGATGGAAAGGCTGCCGAATTTATCTGCAAAACCATGTTAAATTGTTTTATGGAATAA
- a CDS encoding rubrerythrin family protein, protein MNSIKGTETEKNLLKAFAGESQAKNRYTFFAKQARKEGFEQIANIFMETALNEEQHAKTFFKFLEGGAVEITAAYPAGKIGLTTENLLASAEGEQEEWSELYVTFADVAKKEGFSEIAAKFRLVATVEKLHEERYRKLLKNLEEGEVFKKVGKNRWMCLKCGYVFEGEKAPDVCPLCGHPQAYFEIKAENY, encoded by the coding sequence ATGAACAGCATCAAAGGTACTGAAACAGAGAAGAATCTGTTGAAAGCTTTTGCCGGTGAGTCGCAGGCAAAAAATCGTTATACTTTCTTTGCCAAACAAGCACGCAAGGAAGGTTTTGAACAAATTGCCAATATTTTTATGGAAACTGCCTTGAATGAAGAGCAGCATGCCAAGACTTTCTTCAAGTTCCTTGAGGGAGGTGCTGTTGAAATTACTGCAGCTTATCCTGCCGGTAAGATTGGTCTTACCACGGAAAACCTTCTTGCTTCTGCTGAAGGCGAGCAAGAAGAATGGTCGGAATTGTATGTGACATTTGCCGACGTGGCCAAAAAAGAAGGGTTTAGCGAAATAGCTGCCAAATTCAGGTTGGTTGCAACAGTTGAAAAATTGCACGAAGAACGTTACAGGAAACTTCTGAAGAATCTTGAAGAAGGTGAAGTTTTTAAGAAAGTTGGAAAAAATCGCTGGATGTGCCTGAAATGCGGTTATGTTTTTGAAGGCGAAAAAGCTCCGGATGTATGTCCGCTTTGTGGACATCCCCAGGCTTATTTCGAAATCAAAGCCGAAAATTATTAG